The following are encoded together in the Kribbella sp. CA-293567 genome:
- a CDS encoding NAD-dependent epimerase/dehydratase family protein → MDGFDDRVLVTGASGFIGRAVVAALRERDLPVTAVDREPPDESWDEGVTAITGELSEQEVCIAAFETRPRAVVHLAALTSVLRSVGSPMRTFAENVTITQVLLELSRGSGVDSFVLASTNAVVGDVGTETITAERALHPLTPYGATKAAAEMLLSAYSGSYDLATAALRFTNVYGPGMGHKDSFVPRMMRAALTGGGVEVYGDGKQRRDLVYVDDVVAAVLLALDNRFDGRAIIGSGNSVSVLDLLDTVRAVTGAAVPAEHVEAPDGEMPAVVVDVSASAEKLGYRPTVSLEDGLARTWQYFQSQ, encoded by the coding sequence ATGGACGGATTCGACGACAGGGTGCTCGTGACGGGTGCCTCCGGCTTCATCGGGCGGGCCGTGGTGGCCGCGTTGCGGGAGCGGGACCTGCCGGTGACGGCGGTGGACCGGGAGCCGCCGGACGAGTCGTGGGACGAGGGCGTGACCGCGATCACCGGTGAGCTGTCCGAGCAGGAGGTCTGCATCGCGGCGTTCGAGACCCGGCCGCGGGCGGTGGTGCATCTGGCGGCTTTGACCTCGGTACTGCGCTCCGTCGGCTCCCCGATGCGGACCTTCGCCGAGAACGTGACCATCACCCAGGTGCTGCTCGAGCTGTCCCGGGGCAGTGGCGTGGACAGCTTCGTGCTGGCCTCCACCAACGCCGTGGTCGGCGACGTCGGCACCGAGACGATCACTGCCGAGCGCGCGTTGCACCCACTCACGCCGTACGGCGCGACGAAGGCTGCGGCGGAGATGCTGCTCTCGGCGTACTCCGGCAGCTATGACCTGGCGACGGCGGCGCTGCGCTTCACCAACGTCTACGGGCCCGGCATGGGCCACAAGGACAGCTTCGTACCGCGGATGATGCGGGCGGCGCTGACCGGCGGCGGTGTGGAGGTCTACGGCGACGGCAAGCAGCGCCGCGACCTCGTGTACGTCGACGACGTGGTCGCTGCCGTCCTGCTGGCGCTCGACAACCGTTTCGACGGCCGGGCCATCATCGGCTCCGGCAACTCGGTCTCCGTGCTCGACCTGCTCGACACTGTGCGCGCGGTGACCGGCGCCGCCGTGCCGGCAGAGCACGTGGAGGCGCCGGACGGGGAGATGCCCGCTGTGGTGGTCGACGTGTCTGCCAGCGCGGAGAAGCTCGGCTACCGGCCGACGGTTTCGCTGGAAGACGGCTTGGCGCGAACGTGGCAGTACTTCCAGTCCCAGTGA